Genomic DNA from Acidisoma sp. PAMC 29798:
GACAGGGTCCATGACCTTGTCAGCAATGGCAGTGGCAGTCTGAGCATCAGCCTCGTCATCAGCTTCGCCATCGCCTTCTGGTCGGCGGCCTCCGGCACCAAATCCTTGATCTGGGCGCTTAATTTCGCCTATCGCCGCAAGGAGACACGTAGCATCCTGCATTTCCAACTGCTGGCGCTGGTGATGACATTAGGCGCGGTTCTTGCTGCGGTCTTGGGCATCGGCGTCCTCGTCGGTCTGCCCAATGCGTTCACGGCCCTCGGCCTGTCCGCCTATACGGGCCAGCTTGCCCATCTCTGCGGCATCGCCGGCTTGTTCGTCTTTGTGCTTGCGATCCTCATCCTGTTCTACAAGATCGGCCCGGCGCCGCATCCCGATGGCACCGGTCCGGTGTTTCCAGGAGCGCTGACGGCGACGGTGCTGTGGCTGCTGGTTTCGGTGCTTTTCTCGTTCTACGTCAGCCATGTCGCGAGCTACAGCGTGACCTACGGTGCCCTAGGCGCTGCGGTGGGTGTCATGATGTGGTTCTACGTCAGCGCTTATGCCGTTCTGTTCGGCGCCGAACTCAATGCCCAGATCGACAAGGTGCGCCGCCCTGAACGGCGCCGCGCGCGACGCGCCGCCATGATCAAGGCGGGTCACCGTCACTTTGTCGAGGAGCCGGACGAGATTCGCCCGATGGATCGTGGGTCAGTCGGCCGAGACGGCGACCACGCGTGACTCGGCACGGCCCTTCTTCGGCTTGGGCGGCGGCACAGCTTCGGTAACACGCGCCACCGCGCGCATCGTCACCGCCACAGATCGCGGCCGGGTGGGGCCAGGTCGGCCGAGCCGCAGGGTATGGTCGCTGCCGCGCAGTTCCAGGTTCGGGCTGTAGAAGGGATCTCCCGCCTTCAGCAGAGACCCCCAAACCTCGCGCAAGCGCGCATCATCCCCCGGATGTTTGAGCTGGGCTTTCGCAATGCGTGTCACTGATTCATGATGAAAGAGCAGCGTGCGGCCATCATACAGAATCTTGTACCCTGACCGACCGATCCTCAGGCAGAGATCGGTATCGTTGAAGCCGACGCGAAAGGCCTCGTCAAAGCCACCTACTTGCTCGAAGACCTCACGGCGCATCATCATGCAGGCTGCCGTCACGGCGGAAAAGTCCCGCAAAGACGTAAGCGAGGCGTTATAGCCCAGGTTTCGCAAGCCACCGTCTTCCCAGACTGGTTCGAAACGCAGGGCATGATCGGCAAGGCCATTGATGCCAACAATGACGCCGCCATGCTGGCTGCGCTTGTCGCTGTACATGAGCAGCGTCCCCACGCCACCAACCTCGGGACGCGCCGCAACAGACCGCATGCGTTCCAGCCAACCCGCTTCGATCGCCTCGATGTCGTTGTTCATGAACAGCACGAAGGGTTCCCCCGCGCCATGAGCCTGGATCGCGCGGTTGTTCATCTGGGCGTAATTGAAGATGCCGCGATAGGGCATGACGGTGTGGCGCTTCGCCAGGCGCGCGAGATAGGTCTTAGAGTCGCGCTCCTTGGACTCATGGTCGATCACGACCAAGCGATAATCGTCCGGTGACACCGTTGCCTCGATCGACTCGATGCATTGCCGCAGCACGCCGACGCCATCCTTTGTCGGAATGATGATGAGCACGCGGCCGCCCGGATCAGGCCATCTGACCTCGAACTGATTGAACTCAGGTGCGGGTCGGACAACGGCACCGGCCGCCACACGGTCGAGATGTCGTTGAATGATGCGTGTGGTCGCTGCCATGACCGCACCTTTCGTCTCATGGCCGGTGCTCGTGCTGTGCGTGCGCCACCGATACAGGACATGCGGCACATGCGCGACGCTGCGACTCTCCTCGATGGCACGCAGAATGAAATCGACATCGGCCGATGTCTTCAACGCGGCGTCAAAGCCGCCGATGCGCTGCGCGATTGCAGTTCGAACCGCGACCATATGAACGAAATAGGGATGCGACAGATAGTAGTCATGGGAAAACGCCGGCCTGGCGCGCACATCGAGAATGACGGATATGTCGTCGCCCGTCACGGCTTCATCGCTGTAGATGACGTCGGCGCCGGTCTCTTTTGCGGCCGCGATAAGGTGATAGACCGCATCCGGCTCCAGCGTATCGTCATGATCCATGAAGGCGACATAGGGATGGCGCGCCGCTTGAATACCCAGCGTGGTCGCACCCGCGATGCCAAGGTTGCGCGGCGTATGAATGACGCGAATGCGCGCGTCCGTCTGGGCAAACCAGGCGAGCACCATGGCGACATGCGGGGCGGTTGACGCATCATCGACGCAGATGAGTTCCCAACGATCGCACCATTGCGTGCAAACACTGCGCAGCGCCTCCACCAGCCATTCCCGCCGCGTGTTGTGGACCGGCATGATGATGGAGATGGCCGATCCCATGGTGCGATGAGCGATGCGCGCGCGCAGACGGCGCAGCACCGCAGGCGCAATGCCGCGATCCGGCAGCAGATATTGGGCGATGTTGGGATTGAGCTTGGGTTGCCGGGGGCCACCGTTCAGGAGGATCGACGTCCCCTGAACACGGACCGAAATGTCGTGGCCGAGCAGCGTATGCAGCGGCTCGGTAAAGGTGATGCGGTAACCACACCGATCCGTCGGCCAACCTGCCTCAAGCACATCCCTGCGGATGCCGTTCGCGACCGCGCTACCGATCACCCGGCCGTCGCACAAAGCTTCAACCTTGCAGGGCTTGTCTGGATGCGCGACGTTCATCACCCAGCCGCAGGCCTGATTGCCGTCGATGTTGTCGAACATGCCATGCACGTCCCGTTCGACATTGATGGTGAGCGGACTGTTGATCAGATGCGTGGGTGTGCCCGCGATCATGATGGCGAGGCGTGCGCCGTCCGTGAGGCCCACAATCATCGCATGCGGGATCGTAAAGCCCGCGCTTGTGGGAATCCCAAGTCCCGCAAACTCCGGCCGGTCGAGCGTGGCCGCGACCGTGCCGAGAACACGATCACCGGAAACGATGGCGAGAATGATCCGTCGGGTGGGATCGCGCAGATCGGCGACCCAGCCTGTAATGCCGTGCTGGGAGGCATCACCGACGTAGCCGACAAGGCCGACATCCTGTGCCGAGGCACGGATGGCGCGGTCGATGCGGCGGCCGCCGACGAACAGGACCACCGATTCGATCACGCCCAGGCGGAGCAGCGTCAGAAGAGGCAGGCTGCACCTGTATCGGCTTCGTCCCGCCGCGTCCTGACCGTCCTGTTGCGCGAGCCCGGCGGCCAACTGGGCGCCACCCTCTATCATCGCGGAGACGGCGATTTCCGCCATGGCCGCTTGGGCCAAGGTAAACGTGACCGAGAGGCAGCCCCCTGCGATCGACGCCGTTTCCATGATGGGCGCACAACTCGCGTCAAGGGATAGCGGCGCCGCGAACAAGCTGCGCCCTGTGGCGGGTTTGAGCAGATCGAGCGTTGCCGGCAGCAGATGCGGCGGCAGCGAGACGGTCAGGATCCTGGCCGGCGCGACAATGCGGAGCTGCCCGGCCACGTTCCCGTCCAGACCAATATCGAAGGTACCCGGCATAAAAGTCTGGCCTGCGACAAGTGCCAGGGTCACGGAACCGTTCCCCACGGAGAGGGTCGCAACACAGAGCCGGCTGACGGATGAACCGCCCTCGGGAGACGGACCGGCCGACCGCGAATTGGATGGGCGTTTCGGTGCCAAGACAGACCCTCCGTATATCCGTCTATCGCCGTCCCAAGCCCCCTGAAGCAACCGTTATTTCACGGTGGCGCAGCGAAGCCTTCAGCCCACCCAGACCATCCTCATACTGTGAACCAATCGTTGCTTCTTAGGAATTTTTCTGTGGGCGGTCAGGTCTGAAAAGGCCCCCTAAAAGACCCGGGCGAACCGGCCCGGGTCTTCGCTGCAAGCCCGCGATAGAGGCGCGGCGCGGGCGCGACTCAGCCGATGCGCTGCAGGTGGCCGCTATGGCGATCGACGGCGAAGCGGGCGATCACCGAACCATCCGCCGTTGCATAGGCAAAGATCGCGCGGCCATCCGGGCTATCCCCGACATTGACGACCTTCCAGTCATGGTTGCCGTGCGCCACGAGGATGGCCTGAGCCAGAACCTGCACATCCCCATTGCTCAGGTTCTTGTCACCCTGATTGAAGAACAGGCCCCATGTGGCCTCCATATGTCGCATCCGCTCCATCATGAAACGCGGCGGCGGCGGCATCATGCCCGGGCCTTCCATCCCGGGGCCATGGTCTGGGGCGCCGAAGCCCATTGGCGGCGGGGGTGGCGGCATCTGCCCGTCCCCGCCAGGTGCGCCCGGTGGGGATGGCGCATCGGCGTCCGCCAGAAGCTGGCCGATCGGCGTGCCGTCAGTCATCGGGCCATGATCGCGGCCATCAGTCTGGATTTGCGGGGCTGTCTGAACAACGGCCGGCACGGCATCTGCTGCAAAACTCTCAACCGTGGCACCGCCCAAGGCAAGGGCGATGATGGCTACAGTGGCGATACGTCCCATCTGAGGTCCCTTTTTCTGCGTGGGCCCCTCGTATCCGCCCTCTGTGTGACCGGCATCGGTCAGGAACGCGACAAAGTGCAACAGGGCGCCGATCCACCTGCCCTCGGCCGTCGCACTCCCCTATGCTCGGCCTCATGGAAACGCGCGCGCATATTCTGGTGGTCGATGACGACCACGAAATCCGGGCTCTACTGACCCGCTTCATGGAAAAGAACGACTTCCGAATAACGGCGGTGCGGGATGCGCGGGAAGCCCGCCGCGCCTGGACGCGAGGGGCCTTTCAGCTTGTCGTGCTCGACCTTATGCTGCCGGGCGAAGGCGGCCTCGATCTCGCGCGGTGGCTGCGCGATCAGGAGGACGTGCCGATCGTTATGCTGAGCGCCATGGGCGAGGATACCGACCGCATCATCGGCCTGGAGTTGGGCGCGGACGACTATATCGCTAAGCCGTTCAACCCGCGCGAGTTGATGGCCCGCATTCGTGCCGTCATGCGGCGCGCCAGCGACAACCATGACAGCTCGGCCAAGGGCGAACACGCGTCCCAGCCGCTGCGGTTCGCGGGCTGGACCTTGGAGACAGCGCGCCGCAGGCTGGTGAATCCCGACGGCGTCGAGGTTCCCTTGACCGGCGGCGAATACGATCTGCTCCTCGCCTTGCTGGAACGCGCGAACCGTGTCCTGACACGGGATATGCTGCTGGATCTGCTGCGTGGCCGCCAGGCCGGTCCCTTCGACCGCGCGATCGACGTCGCCGTGAGCCGGCTGCGACGCAAGCTCGACGACCAGGGCCAAGGTGGCCAGATCATCAAGACCGTGCGCGGAGGCGGCTATGTTTTGGCCGCAACCGTAGAGCGCACATGAGTTTTGGAGGCCGTGTCCGCCTTTGGCCGCGCAGTCTTGGAACGCGAACCGCCTTTGTCGTGATCCTTGGCCTGGTGGTGGTGCAAACCCTGGGTCTGGGCATCCACACGCTGGACCGGAACGATCTGGTTCGCCTCGCCGCCGTCCGGGTCTTTACCTTCCGCGTCATGAGCGTCTACCGCGATCTGGTCGAAACACCGGCGATCGATCGACCGGCGCGGCTTGGTCGCATTCCGCTGCCCACAGGGTTCGCCACCCGACTGACCGACGATATCACACCGCTATTGGTCAATACCGTGCCGGCACCTCCGCCGATCCGGCACAGCATCCTGCTGAACATGGACAATTTCCCGCTGCCGCCGGAACTGCGCCCCCAGCACGTGCGAATCGTCGCTGACCCCGATACGCGCCGCCAGATCACCGCCATCCAGATGCCGGACAATAGCTGGCTCGTCATTTCCAGCCGCCTTCCCCGCCCCGATGCTTTGGAGGGGGTGGAGTTCCTAGTCGCCTTCCTGCTCATGACGGTGCTGGCCGCCGCCCTTATCGTTTGGGCGGTGCGACGATTGACGGCGCCGGTGCGCACGCTCGCGGCCGCCGCCGAGCGCTTGGGCAGGGACGTGAATGCGCCACCCTTGCCGGAAGACGGCCCGTCCGAAATCGCGGCGGCAGCAGCGGCCTTCAACACCATGGCCGCGCGCATCCGCCGCTTCGTCGATGATCGCACGCTGCTGCTGACGGCCATCGGCCATGACCTGCGGACGCCCATCACGCGGATGCGGCTGCGCGCCGAGTTCATGGAGGATGACGAGCAAAGAGCGAAGATGCTCGGCGATCTCGACGAGATGGAATCCATGGTCTCCGCCACGCTGACCTTCGGTCGCATCGCGGCATCCAACGAACCGCTGTCGCCCATCGACCTCGCGGAATTGCTGCGAACGGTGTTGGACGAGGCGGGTGACGCCTCGCCCGACTTCGCCGACAAGCTCAGTTACAGCGGCCCCGATCATTGGACTGCGCGTGTCCGGCCACAGGCGATGAAACGTGCCCTGACCAATCTCATCAGCAATGCCATCAAATACGGCGATGGTGCCGAGGTGCGGC
This window encodes:
- a CDS encoding YihY/virulence factor BrkB family protein, translated to MPIVNDALRREIEGQMKKPGGRVMRATALAMISDYMSLNAAGCAFYATLALFPAVTMLISIYGMVFDPVTVEPQLAYLRQIMPLAAYQLLSDRVHDLVSNGSGSLSISLVISFAIAFWSAASGTKSLIWALNFAYRRKETRSILHFQLLALVMTLGAVLAAVLGIGVLVGLPNAFTALGLSAYTGQLAHLCGIAGLFVFVLAILILFYKIGPAPHPDGTGPVFPGALTATVLWLLVSVLFSFYVSHVASYSVTYGALGAAVGVMMWFYVSAYAVLFGAELNAQIDKVRRPERRRARRAAMIKAGHRHFVEEPDEIRPMDRGSVGRDGDHA
- a CDS encoding glycosyltransferase family 2 protein yields the protein MTLALVAGQTFMPGTFDIGLDGNVAGQLRIVAPARILTVSLPPHLLPATLDLLKPATGRSLFAAPLSLDASCAPIMETASIAGGCLSVTFTLAQAAMAEIAVSAMIEGGAQLAAGLAQQDGQDAAGRSRYRCSLPLLTLLRLGVIESVVLFVGGRRIDRAIRASAQDVGLVGYVGDASQHGITGWVADLRDPTRRIILAIVSGDRVLGTVAATLDRPEFAGLGIPTSAGFTIPHAMIVGLTDGARLAIMIAGTPTHLINSPLTINVERDVHGMFDNIDGNQACGWVMNVAHPDKPCKVEALCDGRVIGSAVANGIRRDVLEAGWPTDRCGYRITFTEPLHTLLGHDISVRVQGTSILLNGGPRQPKLNPNIAQYLLPDRGIAPAVLRRLRARIAHRTMGSAISIIMPVHNTRREWLVEALRSVCTQWCDRWELICVDDASTAPHVAMVLAWFAQTDARIRVIHTPRNLGIAGATTLGIQAARHPYVAFMDHDDTLEPDAVYHLIAAAKETGADVIYSDEAVTGDDISVILDVRARPAFSHDYYLSHPYFVHMVAVRTAIAQRIGGFDAALKTSADVDFILRAIEESRSVAHVPHVLYRWRTHSTSTGHETKGAVMAATTRIIQRHLDRVAAGAVVRPAPEFNQFEVRWPDPGGRVLIIIPTKDGVGVLRQCIESIEATVSPDDYRLVVIDHESKERDSKTYLARLAKRHTVMPYRGIFNYAQMNNRAIQAHGAGEPFVLFMNNDIEAIEAGWLERMRSVAARPEVGGVGTLLMYSDKRSQHGGVIVGINGLADHALRFEPVWEDGGLRNLGYNASLTSLRDFSAVTAACMMMRREVFEQVGGFDEAFRVGFNDTDLCLRIGRSGYKILYDGRTLLFHHESVTRIAKAQLKHPGDDARLREVWGSLLKAGDPFYSPNLELRGSDHTLRLGRPGPTRPRSVAVTMRAVARVTEAVPPPKPKKGRAESRVVAVSAD
- a CDS encoding response regulator, producing METRAHILVVDDDHEIRALLTRFMEKNDFRITAVRDAREARRAWTRGAFQLVVLDLMLPGEGGLDLARWLRDQEDVPIVMLSAMGEDTDRIIGLELGADDYIAKPFNPRELMARIRAVMRRASDNHDSSAKGEHASQPLRFAGWTLETARRRLVNPDGVEVPLTGGEYDLLLALLERANRVLTRDMLLDLLRGRQAGPFDRAIDVAVSRLRRKLDDQGQGGQIIKTVRGGGYVLAATVERT
- a CDS encoding sensor histidine kinase, whose protein sequence is MSFGGRVRLWPRSLGTRTAFVVILGLVVVQTLGLGIHTLDRNDLVRLAAVRVFTFRVMSVYRDLVETPAIDRPARLGRIPLPTGFATRLTDDITPLLVNTVPAPPPIRHSILLNMDNFPLPPELRPQHVRIVADPDTRRQITAIQMPDNSWLVISSRLPRPDALEGVEFLVAFLLMTVLAAALIVWAVRRLTAPVRTLAAAAERLGRDVNAPPLPEDGPSEIAAAAAAFNTMAARIRRFVDDRTLLLTAIGHDLRTPITRMRLRAEFMEDDEQRAKMLGDLDEMESMVSATLTFGRIAASNEPLSPIDLAELLRTVLDEAGDASPDFADKLSYSGPDHWTARVRPQAMKRALTNLISNAIKYGDGAEVRLITATGQGAMLRIEVADNGPGIPPEHMERVMQPFQRLETSRNRETGGVGLGLPIARDIARAHGGDLVIANRPEGGARMTLTLPV